One segment of Oscillospiraceae bacterium MB08-C2-2 DNA contains the following:
- a CDS encoding D-alanyl-D-alanine carboxypeptidase family protein — translation MGKKRTLFACLTAALIWWAGVFPASAAEPMESPVSTGFSVGAKAAVVMEAQTGRVLFDQNAQEKLPIASTTKIMTALIALEQSNTEVYFKVDSTAILVEGSSMGLQEGDMVSLESLAVGMLLASGNDAANAAAVRIAGSVPAFVEMMNQRATELGMTNTHFDTPSGLDGATHYSTAYDMALLAREALRNETFSAICSQYRMRTQYGNPPYDRWLTNHNKMLNYYEGAMGVKTGFTKKSGRCLVSAAERNGVELITVTLNCPDDWNTHRHLFDTYFEKLQVEDLSAGIPRARLYVAGGAQNQVTSAPTQPIQVPVNADGSSRIEYKVTTTQPFLYAPVTKGQTVGYATVTLDGTEICTITLTASQDVPLLHPYKEKRSLWERFKSNFSF, via the coding sequence ATGGGAAAAAAACGCACTCTCTTTGCCTGTTTGACGGCGGCATTAATATGGTGGGCCGGTGTTTTCCCGGCCTCAGCGGCGGAGCCTATGGAAAGCCCTGTCAGTACAGGCTTTTCGGTGGGGGCCAAGGCCGCAGTGGTGATGGAGGCCCAAACAGGACGGGTTCTCTTTGACCAGAATGCGCAGGAAAAGCTGCCCATTGCCAGCACCACCAAAATTATGACCGCTTTGATTGCGCTGGAGCAATCCAACACAGAGGTTTATTTTAAGGTGGATTCCACCGCTATTTTGGTGGAGGGTTCCTCCATGGGGCTGCAGGAAGGGGATATGGTTTCTCTTGAATCGCTGGCCGTGGGCATGCTGCTGGCCTCGGGTAACGATGCCGCCAACGCAGCAGCCGTGCGGATCGCCGGTTCGGTTCCTGCCTTTGTGGAAATGATGAACCAGCGGGCCACTGAGCTGGGAATGACCAATACCCATTTTGACACCCCCTCCGGTTTGGATGGTGCAACCCATTATTCCACAGCCTACGATATGGCACTTTTAGCCCGGGAGGCATTGCGCAACGAGACCTTTTCGGCCATTTGCTCCCAATATCGTATGCGCACCCAGTATGGCAACCCGCCCTATGACCGCTGGTTGACCAACCACAATAAGATGCTCAACTATTATGAAGGTGCCATGGGGGTTAAGACCGGCTTTACCAAAAAATCCGGCCGATGCCTTGTTTCGGCGGCGGAGCGTAACGGTGTGGAGCTGATCACAGTCACCCTCAACTGTCCCGATGATTGGAACACCCACAGGCATTTGTTTGATACCTATTTTGAAAAGCTGCAAGTGGAGGATTTATCCGCAGGGATTCCGCGGGCCCGGCTTTATGTGGCCGGTGGTGCCCAGAATCAAGTGACCTCCGCCCCAACACAGCCCATTCAGGTTCCGGTTAATGCCGACGGCAGCAGCCGGATTGAATATAAGGTGACTACTACCCAGCCTTTTTTGTATGCGCCTGTAACCAAGGGGCAGACAGTGGGCTATGCCACGGTTACGCTGGATGGAACCGAAATCTGCACCATCACTCTTACGGCTTCTCAGGATGTTCCACTGCTTCATCCTTATAAAGAAAAGCGCAGCCTCTGGGAACGCTTCAAATCTAACTTTTCTTTTTGA
- a CDS encoding pseudouridine synthase: MDKGGIRIQKVLSENGIMSRRAAEDAITKGRITVNGHPCTLGQKINTRKDIVALDGVNLKLAKAGQEEKLYIMLNKPRGYVTTTSDELGRRCVTDLLTGVNQRVYPVGRLDKISEGLLLFTNDGALANAVMHPGSGIAKTYRVTIRPSITEEQIIHLSTGVEIDGKKTLPAQVHVLSNEPGRVVMLMTIYEGRNRQIRKMCEAVGVEVARLKRISVGPLQLGMLQPGQWRELKPSELTALRNSLTKASNRAEARRNEEKLAIARESDPASRTGSWGKAKPAKRAFDERSGRSTGYRSGERSSSRSRTPREK; the protein is encoded by the coding sequence ATGGATAAAGGCGGAATCCGCATACAAAAGGTTCTGTCCGAAAACGGCATTATGTCTCGTCGCGCTGCGGAGGATGCCATCACCAAGGGGCGCATTACCGTTAATGGGCACCCCTGCACCTTAGGCCAGAAAATCAACACCCGCAAGGATATTGTGGCGCTGGATGGGGTTAACCTCAAGCTGGCCAAGGCGGGTCAGGAAGAAAAATTATACATTATGCTCAACAAGCCCCGTGGCTATGTAACCACCACCAGCGATGAACTGGGGCGGCGGTGTGTCACCGATTTGCTCACCGGGGTTAACCAGCGTGTATACCCTGTGGGCAGGCTGGATAAAATCAGCGAAGGACTTTTGCTGTTCACCAATGACGGTGCTTTGGCCAATGCAGTGATGCATCCGGGCAGCGGCATCGCCAAAACCTATCGGGTTACCATTCGGCCTTCCATCACAGAAGAGCAGATTATTCATCTTTCTACCGGTGTGGAGATCGATGGGAAAAAGACTCTGCCCGCTCAGGTGCATGTGCTTTCCAATGAGCCGGGCCGTGTGGTCATGCTCATGACCATCTATGAAGGACGCAACCGCCAGATTCGCAAAATGTGCGAGGCTGTGGGTGTTGAGGTTGCCCGCCTGAAGCGCATTTCTGTGGGGCCTCTTCAGCTGGGAATGCTACAGCCCGGCCAATGGCGGGAGCTGAAACCCTCCGAGCTGACTGCTCTGCGCAATTCCCTGACCAAGGCAAGCAACCGGGCCGAAGCCCGCCGCAATGAAGAGAAGCTGGCCATTGCCAGAGAAAGTGACCCCGCCAGCCGCACAGGGAGCTGGGGCAAGGCCAAGCCTGCCAAAAGGGCTTTTGACGAAAGAAGCGGCCGGAGCACCGGTTATCGATCCGGGGAGCGCTCCAGCAGCCGGAGCCGGACACCCCGGGAAAAGTAA